In the Nothobranchius furzeri strain GRZ-AD chromosome 15, NfurGRZ-RIMD1, whole genome shotgun sequence genome, one interval contains:
- the krt18a.1 gene encoding keratin, type I cytoskeletal 18 encodes MQTSRQTTYSMRSSSSSRAPAVSITRTSAPLYKAPSIHGGAGGSRISVSAVRSLGAGMGLGAAGAGGFSNSIQVSGNSADIMGNEKFAMQNLNDRLASYLETVRSLETANHKLEIQIKEALEKSGPDFRDYSKYQGIVDDLRKKILDATIDNARLVLSIDNARLAADDFRVKYESELAIRQSVEADIVGLRKLIDDTNLSRMNLESEIEALKEELIHLKKNHEVEVMELRNQISQSGVHVDVDAPKGQDLAQVMAEIRAKYEKMAQKNQQELKAWHESQMTEVQTQVTQNTEALKGAHTELNDLRRQLQTLEIELESQKSLKASLEGTLRDTELRYNMEVESLNSIILGLEAELTQLRNSIQLQTQDYESLLNIKMKLEAEIATYRRLLDGGDFKLQDALEEQKTVKTKVMTVTQTLVDGKVVSSSTETKNL; translated from the exons ATGCAAACCTCCAGGCAAACTACATACTCCATGCGCTCCTCTAGTAGCAGCAGGGCTCCTGCCGTGTCAATCACACGCACCTCTGCCCCTCTCTACAAGGCCCCATCCATTCACGGTGGGGCCGGTGGCTCCCGCATCAGCGTCTCCGCCGTCCGCTCTCTGGGAGCTGGAATGGGACTCGGAGCAGCAGGAGCGGGGGGATTCTCCAACAGCATCCAGGTGAGCGGAAACAGCGCAGACATCATGGGCAATGAGAAGTTTGCCATGCAGAACCTGAACGATCGGCTGGCCAGTTACCTGGAGACAGTGAGGAGCCTGGAGACGGCCAACCACAAGCTGGAGATCCAGATCAAGGAAGCCCTGGAAAAGAGCGGACCGGACTTCAGAGACTACAGCAAGTATCAGGGCATCGTGGATGACCTGAGGAAGAAG ATTTTAGACGCCACCATCGATAACGCGCGGCTGGTCCTGAGCATCGACAACGCCCGCCTGGCTGCTGATGACTTCAGAGTAAA ATACGAGTCTGAGCTGGCCATCCGCCAGTCTGTTGAGGCTGACATCGTCGGTCTGAGGAAACTCATCGATGACACCAACCTGAGCCGCATGAACCTGGAGAGTGAGATTGAAGCCCTGAAAGAGGAGCTCATCCACCTTAAAAAGAACCACGAAGTC GAGGTTATGGAGCTTCGAAACCAGATTTCCCAGTCCGGCGTTCACGTAGACGTCGACGCACCTAAAGGTCAAGATCTGGCTCAGGTCATGGCAGAAATTAGGGCCAAGTATGAGAAGATGGCACAGAAGAACCAACAGGAACTCAAAGCATGGCACGAATCTCAG ATGACAGAGGTGCAGACTCAGGTGACCCAGAACACAGAGGCCCTGAAGGGCGCCCACACAGAGCTGAATGATCTGCGCAGACAGCTCCAAACCCTGGAGATTGAACTGGAGTCCCAGAAGAGCCTG AAAGCCTCCCTGGAGGGAACGCTGAGGGACACAGAGCTGCGTTACAACATGGAGGTCGAGTCTCTCAACTCCATCATCCTGGGTCTGGAGGCGGAGCTCACACAGCTGCGTAACAGCATCCAGCTGCAGACGCAGGATTACGAGTCCCTGCTGAATATAAAGATGAAGCTGGAGGCCGAGATTGCGACATACCGGCGCCTGCTGGATGGTGGAGACTTCAA gcTTCAGGATGCTTTGGAAGAGCAGAAAACCGTGAAGACCAAAGTGATGACGGTCACACAGACCCTGGTGGACGGGAAAGTGGTCTCCTCCAGCACAGAAACCAAGAACCTTTAA
- the LOC107391342 gene encoding keratin, type I cytoskeletal 18 yields the protein MEPLIRRQSSQTVGFSGYSGYSGRPLQVERSYAHSVSGGAGGHGTRISTVSYGSRVGSSFGGGFDHHSSVATSGNLTIGNEKIAMQHLNDRLGSYLETVRSLEKANKTLEIKIREAIEKRGPTEGRDFSKYNAIIADLRAKILDMIKGNAHLAISLDNAQLASEDFRVKMEYEMSMRLTVEADVARLRKLLDDTNVIRLHLESDIESLKEELITLKKNHEMDVAALRDQITQVGVHVDVDAAKGQDLAKIMEEMRAKYERIALKNQQELKVWHESQITEVQVQVTESSSALKEATTVMSETRRKHQALDIELQSALSLKASLEATLRDLEMRYNIELERYNAIILRFQDELTQIRADIQQNTREYELLLNIKVKLEAEIAEYRRLLDGGADLKLEDAVDKKTAQTKVEIVSQTFVDGKLVSESKDIKTSEKK from the exons ATGGAGCCTTTGATTAGACGCCAGAGCTCTCAGACCGTTGGTTTCTCTGGTTACTCTGGTTACTCTGGTAGACCTCTGCAGGTGGAGAGGTCCTATGCCCACAGTGTCAGCGGAGGGGCAGGGGGTCATGGCACCAGGATCTCCACTGTCTCTTACGGCTCTCGGGTTGGCAGCAGCTTTGGCGGGGGGTTTGACCACCACTCATCTGTGGCCACCTCCGGTAACCTCACCATTGGCAATGAAAAGATCGCCATGCAGCACCTGAATGACCGTCTGGGCAGCTACTTGGAGACAGTGAGGAGTCTGGAGAAGGCCAACAAAACACtagagatcaagatcagagaagcCATCGAGAAAAGGGGCCCCACGGAAGGAAGGGACTTCAGCAAATACAATGCCATCATCGCAGATCTGAGGGCCAAG ATTCTTGATATGATCAAAGGAAACGCCCATCTTGCGATTTCTCTTGACAACGCACAGCTGGCCTCAGAGGACTTCAGGGTCAA GATGGAGTATGAGATGTCCATGAGGCTGACTGTAGAGGCTGATGTTGCCAGACTGAGGAAGCTTTTGGATGACACCAATGTTATCCGTCTCCACCTTGAGAGTGACATCGAGTCACTGAAGGAAGAGCTGATCACCCTGAAGAAGAACCACGAAATG GATGTTGCTGCCTTGCGAGACCAGATTACCCAGGTTGGCGTCCATGTGGACGTTGATGCTGCTAAAGGCCAGGACTTGGCTAAAATCATGGAGGAAATGAGGGCTAAGTATGAGAGAATAGCCCTGAAGAACCAGCAGGAACTGAAAGTGTGGCACGAATCTCAG ATCACAGAGGTGCAGGTCCAAGTTACTGAGAGCTCATCAGCACTGAAGGAAGCTACGACTGTGATGAGTGAAACCAGAAGGAAGCATCAGGCGCTGGACATTGAACTTCAATCTGCTCTCAGTTTG AAAGCATCCCTGGAGGCCACCCTGCGCGACCTGGAGATGCGCTACAACATAGAGTTGGAAAGGTACAACGCCATCATCCTGAGGTTTCAGGATGAGCTGACTCAGATCCGCGCAGACATCCAGCAAAACACAAGAGAGTACGAACTTCTGCTGAACATCAAGGTGAAATTGGAGGCCGAGATCGCCGAGTACAGGAGGCTGCTGGACGGTGGAGCAGATTTAAA ACTGGAAGACGCTGTGGATAAGAAGACGGCCCAGACCAAAGTGGAGATAGTCAGTCAGACTTTTGTGGACGGCAAATTGGTGTCAGAGAGTAAAGACATCAAAACCAGCGAAAAAAAATGA